In a genomic window of Heterodontus francisci isolate sHetFra1 chromosome 21, sHetFra1.hap1, whole genome shotgun sequence:
- the LOC137381168 gene encoding probable G-protein coupled receptor 139 has protein sequence MDHELEVNLLAIGLLSRGKCGLSTCTTRYLVAMAMADLLVIISEVILWRISYCYFPGSFLDITPVCSVIAVLSRAATDCSVWFSVTFSFDRFVAICCQKLKTKYCTKTTAAVVLATSCIVLCLKNVPFYFIFEPREIIDNVPWDCYRNPSYYTAPGWVGFDWFAVVLTPLLPFTLVLLLNALTIRHVLVASRVRKGLKCQSRVENHTDPEMESRRKSMILLFSVSGSFILLWLVYVMDFLYYNITGTDHSDYTDSEYIFGEFGFMLRTLSCCINTFIYMAIQSKFREQVKNAMKYPVVSIIQLMNKENN, from the coding sequence ttaatttactggcgattggcttgctgtcccggggaaagtgcggactctccacctgcaccactcgctacctggtggccatggcaatggcggatcttctGGTCATTATCTCTGAAGTCATCCTGTGGCGGATCAGTTATTgttatttcccgggatctttcctggacatcacgcctgtgtgtagtgttattgcTGTCCTAagtcgtgcagccacagactgctctgtctggttctctgtcactttctcctttgatcgatttgtggctatttgttgccagaagctaaaaacaaaatattgcaccaagacaactgcagctgtggttctcgcGACAAGCTGCATTGTTCTCTGTTTAAAAAACGTTCccttctactttatatttgaaccgaGAGAGATAATTGACAACGTGCCATGGGACTGTTATCGAAATCCAAGCTATTATACTgcacccggatgggtgggatttgactggtttgctgtggttttaactccattgctcccattcactttagtcttgttgctcaacgctctgacaatcAGACacgttttagtggccagtcgagtccggaaGGGACTGAAGTGTCAGAGCAGGGTAGAAAATCAcactgatccagagatggagagcagaaggaagtctatgattttactcttcagcgtatctggcagcttcatacttctgtggttggtgtatgttatggatttcttatattataacattacaggaacagaTCATAGCGATTACACCGATTCTGAATACATATTCGGAGAATTTGGGTTTATGTTGCGGACTTTAAGTTGCTGCATAAACACGTTTATTTATATGGCGATTCAGTCGaaattcagagagcaggtcaaaaaTGCAATGAAATATCCAGTtgtatcaattattcaattaatgaacaaGGAAAACAACTGA